A region from the Arachis ipaensis cultivar K30076 chromosome B01, Araip1.1, whole genome shotgun sequence genome encodes:
- the LOC107607396 gene encoding ABC transporter C family member 3-like — MKNNFEYLDFWNFLSEDDNIVSVVSLPMLLLLLCLNLCAREKQHNTDMEQLLVHPGEEEDDDDDEDGENFTTAGIWSQLTFRWLNPIFRKGRVQKLELAHIPDVPHSETAENASSLLEESLGKQKLEGASLAKAITSSVWKSLALNAVFAGVNTIASYMGPLLITYFVNFLVDDNSNSSMDDNSNSSIQCGLILAFIFFLSKTLESLSQRQWYFGAQRIGIRVRAALMTLIYSKSLMIKCAGPTHGKIINLVNVDVERIGDFCWYIHGVWLLPVQVILGLVILYINLGFLPSISALAVTILVMVCNTPLANMQEKLHSKIMEAKDTRIKMTSEIMKNIRILKLHSWESTFLQKLLQLRDTEKSWLQKYLYTHSAVATLFWTSPTLVSVVTFGICILVNTELTAATVLSALATFRILQEPIYNLPELISMIAQTKVSLDRIQELINEEDQNQFVNKHTSKDSSIVIEIKPSEYAWETSDGTNKKPTIQITENLKIKKGQKVAVYGSVGSGKSSLLCCMLGEIPLVSGTLIKVYGTRSYVPQSPWIQSGTIRENILFGKEMNKDFYENVLDGCALHHDINMWSDGDLNLVEERGINLSGGQKGRNNGFNSQELFTMIQLHFFQSTSLRTGHAVQKCLMQLLFEKTVVYATHQLEFLEAADLILVMKDGKIVESGRYKEHIACPNCEFVRQMAAHEETINQINPWHEENSISCRPLQKNQIEVAEENLQESISNWKRNKEEEAETGRVKWSVYSTFLTSAYRGSLVPVILLCQILFQVMRMGSNYWISWAAEQTGRVTKGMLMGTFVLLSGGSSIFILGRTVLMAVVAIETAQRLFHGMITSVFRAPVSFFDTTPSSRILSRSSTDQSTIDTNIPYRLAGLVFALIQLLSMIMLMSQVAWQVILVFLVVFPISIWYQAYYITTARELARIVGIRKAPILHHFSESIAGAATIRCFNQEQIFMTKIKDLVDEYSRVAFHNYAIMECEQI; from the exons ATGAAGAACAACTTTGAATACTTGGACTTCTGGAATTTCTTGTCAGAGGATGATAACATAGTTAGTGTGGTTTCCTTGCCTATGTTGTTGTTGCTTTTGTGTTTGAATTTATGtgcaagagaaaaacaacacAACACTGACATGGAACAGCTCTTGGTTCACcctggagaagaagaagatgatgatgatgatgaagatggaGAGAACTTCACAACTGCAGGGATTTGGAGCCAACTCACATTTCGATGGCTGAATCCCATTTTTAGAAAGGGTCGAGTTCAGAAGCTTGAGCTTGCTCACATTCCTGATGTTCCTCATTctgaaactgcagaaaatgcttcTTCCTTATTGGAAGAATCGCTTGGCAAACAGAAACTTGAAGGGGCTTCCTTGGCTAAAGCTATAACCAGTTCTGTGTGGAAGTCCTTGGCTTTAAATGCAGTTTTTGCCG GGGTTAATACAATTGCATCCTATATGGGTCCATTGTTGATTACATACTTTGTGAATTTTTTGGTGGATGATAATTCCAATTCAAGCATGGATGATAATTCCAATTCAAGCATCCAATGCGGCctcattcttgcattcatattcTTCCTCTCAAAGACATTGGAGTCACTGAGCCAAAGACAATGGTACTTTGGTGCTCAGAGAATTGGAATTCGAGTGCGCGCGGCTCTTATGACTCTAATTTACAGCAAGTCCTTAATGATCAAGTGTGCAGGGCCAACCCATGGAAAAATCATAAACTTGGTGAATGTGGATGTTGAAAGAATTGGGGATTTCTGCTGGTATATTCATGGAGTTTGGTTGCTTCCAGTTCAGGTTATTTTGGGCTTAGTGATATTGTACATAAACTTGGGATTCTTGCCTTCAATTTCTGCACTTGCTGTCACCATTTTGGTTATGGTGTGTAACACACCTTTGGCCAATATGCAAGAAAAATTACACTCCAAGATCATGGAAGCTAAGGATACAAGAATCAAGATGACTTCAGAGATAATGAAGAACATAAGGATACTGAAATTGCATTCATGGGAATCAACATTCTTACAGAAACTTCTCCAATTGAGAGACACTGAGAAGAGCTGGCTGCAGAAGTACCTCTACACTCACTCAGCAGTAGCCACTCTTTTCTGGACTTCTCCAACTTTGGTTTCTGTTGTTACTTTCGGCATCTGCATACTGGTGAACACAGAACTGACTGCGGCTACTGTCCTCTCAGCCTTGGCAACTTTTCGGATTCTGCAGGAACCAATCTACAATCTTCCTGAGCTGATTTCCATGATAGCTCAAACAAAAGTCTCTCTTGATCGAATCCAAGAGTTGATCAATGAAGAGGATCAGAACCAGTTTGTGAACAAGCACACTTCAAAAGATTCATCAATTGTTATTGAAATCAAGCCAAGTGAATATGCATGGGAAACAAGTGATGGAACCAACAAGAAACCAACAATTCAAATCACAGAAAACTTGAAGATAAAGAAAGGTCAGAAGGTAGCAGTTTATGGTTCAGTGGGGTCTGGAAAATCAAGCTTACTTTGTTGTATGCTTGGTGAGATTCCATTGGTTTCCGGGACATTGATCAAAGTCTATGGAACAAGAAGTTATGTGCCACAGAGTCCCTGGATTCAATCAGGAACAATAAGAGAGAATATCCTGTTTGGAAAGGAAATGAACAAGGACTTCTATGAAAATGTTTTGGATGGCTGTGCTTTGCATCACGATATCAACATGTGGAGTGATGGAGATTTGAATCTTGTGGAGGAGAGGGGCATAAACTTAAGTGGAGGCCAGAAAGGCAGAAACAACGGATTCAACTCGCAAGAGCTGTTTACAATGATTCAG CTTCATTTCTTTCAAAGTACTTCACTAAGAACTGGACATGCTGTACAGAAATGCCTTATGCAACTTTTGTTTGAGAAGACAGTTGTTTATGCTACTCATCAACTAGAATTTTTGGAAGCTGCAGATTTAATTCTG GTAATGAAAGATGGAAAAATAGTGGAGTCAGGAAGGTATAAAGAACACATAGCATGTCCCAACTGTGAATTTGTTCGACAAATGGCTGCTCATGAAGAAACAATCAACCAAATAAATCCATGGCATGAAGAGAACTCTATTAGCTGCAGGCCCCTTCAAAAGAATCAAATTGAAGTTGCTGAAGAGAATCTTCAAGAAAGCATAAGCAATTGGaagagaaacaaagaagaagaagcagagacCGGTCGAGTGAAATGGAGTGTTTACTCAACCTTTCTCACATCTGCATATAGAGGATCACTTGTTCCGGTCATTCTTCTCTGCCAGATTCTGTTTCAAGTGATGCGAATGGGAAGCAATTATTGGATTTCTTGGGCTGCAGAACAAACTGGGAGGGTAACCAAAGGGATGCTTATGGGAACATTTGTTCTTCTTTCTGGTGGAAGCTCTATCTTTATACTTGGAAGGACTGTTTTGATGGCAGTGGTGGCTATTGAGACAGCTCAGCGTCTTTTTCATGGAATGATTACATCTGTTTTCAGAGCACCTGTTTCATTTTTTGATACCACACCATCAAGCAGAATCCTCAGTAGG TCATCAACAGATCAAAGTACAATTGACACAAACATACCATACAGATTAGCAGGGCTAGTGTTTGCACTAATTCAGTTGTTGAGTATGATCATGCTAATGTCGCAGGTCGCGTGGCAAGTCATCCTTGTGTTTCTTGTGGTGTTTCCTATCTCCATATGGTATCAG GCTTATTACATTACTACTGCCAGGGAATTAGCCAGGATAGTAGGGATCAGAAAGGCCCCAATCTTGCATCATTTCTCAGAATCTATTGCTGGGGCCGCCACGATTCGTTGTTTCAATCAAGAACAAATATTCATGACCAAAATCAAGGATCTTGTTGATGAATACTCTAGAGTAGCCTTTCATAATTATGCCATCATGGAATgtgaacaaatttaa